The Trichocoleus sp. genome segment AAACAGTTTTGTTCCGGGTAAGTCGTAGGGTGGAAAGAGTTCATTGGGGCGGCGTTCAGCAAAGGTGCGGAGGGCATGAGAAGCAGGGTCAGGATGATGCACAGCAGGTGACCTAAGATGGGGAATCTCCAGCGCTGCAAATTGATGATTCCACTGGCTCATCCACTGACCGCTGGGGTCAAACACAATGAAACGTCCTCGCATTGACTTTTTCTTCTGCAATAGATGCGTAACCAGAGTGAGCGCATGAGGTCCGGCTCCAACAATGGCAATATCAATGGAGTGAGGTAAGGGAATTTGGGACATATTCACAAACGAGCAATTGCAAGCAACACAAACACCAATCTAAAAAGCGACTCAGATAGAGAGTTCAAGGCAAAAAATTTCAAAAGGTTGATCAACCCAGTTGCATTTGGCAGGGGAAACAAACGCCAAAGAATTCCAGGGTGTGATAGTAGATTTTGAATGAGGCAGAATGCTGCAACTGTGCCTCTAGTTCTTGAACTGGGCAGGTTTCCAACGGAAACGACTGACCACACTGCAAGCACGTTAAGTAGTGTTTATCTTGCTCCACCGGGCTGTAGAGAAGCTCTCCATTTGTCCCGGCACGACTCAGAGCCAGTCCGTTTAACTTCAAGGTTTCTAAGGCGCGGTAAACCGTCGCCAGCCCGATCGCCTGCTGTTCTTGCAACAGACGGTATAAAGCTTGAGCCGAAATTGGATCAGGCTGTTGCTCCAGTGCAGACAATACGGCTTGTTGCTGCCGAGTTAGGCGAGGCAAGGATTGTACGGGATGAGAGTGGCTTTTCTGAAAGTGGGAGTTCCGTTTCACGGGACGTACTGTAGAATAAGCGAATGATAATCATTCTCATTTTAGCTCATGTCACCTTCTGAGTCTTCTACGTTGGACAAATCAGTTCTTCAAGCTAGCAATACCAGTCCACTCCAACATCCTGTTCCTCCAGTGACTCATCGTCCTCGTCGCTTGCGTCCTATAAGGGTGATGCGGATGACCGATCTGACAACACATCAATCGAATGGAATTGTGAGTCGATTGTCTATTGCCGTGATATCTGCGATCGCCCTAAGCTTGGGAAGTTGTGCATCGAATGCACCCTCATCCAACTCGGCTTCGCAAGCACAATCGCCGACTGCCGCAACAACTGATGAGTTGCAAGTGGTGACAACGTTTTTACCGATCACTCAATTTACAAAAGCCGTGGCGGGCGATCGGGCAGAAGTGACCCAACTGTTACCCACCAATGTCGGTCCCCATGATTATCAAGCAAAGCCGGAAGATGCTCAGAGATTAGCGAAAGCTGATGTGTTGGTGCAGAACGGGCTAGAGATGGAGGAATTTCTGGAGGATCTTGTTAAAAATGCTGGGAATGCCAACCTGAAGGTGATTGATTCCAGTCAGAGTGTGCAGACGATTACGACGGAGTCGATTGAAGGGGAAGCTCATGACCATAACCATGAGCATGGCGCAAATGAAAGAGCGGAAGCCGAACACGGACATGATCATGGAAAATACAATCCCCATATCTGGCTTGATCCAAAGCGGGCAATTCAACAGGTAGAAAACATTCGGGATGGACTGATTGCGGCTGATCCAGCAGGGAAAGACGTTTATACCGCCAATGCAGCCGCCTACATTCAGAAGTTACGGGATCTAGATATAGAAACCAGCCAACTGCTGCAACCCTATGCCGGAAAGACGTTTGTTGCCTTTCACGACTTCGCCCCCTACTTTGCGGCGAGTTACAACTTAAAAGCTAATTTTCTGGTGGATGTACCTGAAGAAAACCCATCTCCAGATGATGTGAAACGGGTGATAGATACCGTGCAGGCGACCAATTTGAAGACGCTCTTGACTGAACCCCAGGGTGGGCAGGATGCCTTTGCAGCCCTGGCAAACGATTTGAATGTGCGAGTCAGCACGTTTGACCCCATGGAAACAGGAGGACCTGAAGCACTACAACCTGACTATTACCTGACCACGATGCGGAGCAACGTGCAAGCCCTGGTGACTGCATTTACAGGACAATCCACCCAATCCTTCCTGCCTCTCTGGTCAACTCAACCGATCGCACTTGTACCCCAACCAGTTGGGATCAGGTTTTAGGAGGTGAGTTTGCAAGACATTGTGTTATCAGTCGAACATCTCACGGTTCATCGGGAAACCTTTGCAGCCGTGCAAGATGTTTCGTTCTCTCTGGCAGCAGGAACTGATACGGCGATCGTCGGTCCCAACGGAGCGGGGAAAACAACACTTGTACAGGCGATTCTGGGCATTCTGCCCCGGCAGGCAGGACATGTTTGCATCCTGGGACAACCTCTGTCTAGACGAGGTTTTCTTTCACCTCCCATTCGTCAACAGATTGCCTATCTGCCGCAAAACTTTCTGTTCGATCGCCGCATTCCGATGACAGTTGAGGAGTTAGTCGGGTTGGGGTGGGATAAGCTGGGCATTCAACTACCCTGGAAAAACCACAGAAAACGCTGTCATGCCGTGCGAGAAGCACTCACCAGAGTTGAAGCAGACCATCTCCGCCATCACTTGATTAGTGGATTATCTGGTGGCGAAACAAAGCGCGTCCTTCTGGCATACTGCCTGGTTCGTCCACGCCGTTTGTTGATCCTGGATGAAGCACCTGCCGGACTGGATATACGCGGAGAATCAGACTTCTATCGATTGTTATACCAGCTCAAGCGAGAGCAAGGCTGGGCAATTTTGCAGATTTCTCACGACCTGGATATGGTGCGACGACAGTGCGATCGCGTCCTTTGTATGAATCGCACTCTGCTCTGCCAGGGAATTCCAGAGATTGCCCTTTCACCCGATAACCTCTCTGCTACCTATGGTTCAGAGTTTGTTCGCTATCACCATTCCCACTAATTGTTAGCCCTATGTCACTTCAAGCAGAACTGACCCGCGTTATCGAACTCTTTCAACTGCCTTTTATGCAACGGGCACTTCTGGGCGGTATTCTAACTGGAATCATGGGAGGGCTTTTAGGCAGTTTTACCATTCTGCGACAGTTATCGTTTTTCAGTGATGCGCTGGGACATTCTGCCTTGCTTGGTATCAGCATTGGCTTTCTACTAGGGCTAAATCCCTCGTTTGTGCTGCTACCCTTCGCGGTTGTTTTCGCTTTAGCCGTATCTTACCTGCTGGAACGCACTCGCCTATGGACAGACGCACTGCTGAATATTATTTATTCTTCCTCTTTGGCGATCGCCATCATTACTCTCAGCTTTGTTGGGCAGTACAAAGGCGGGCTAAATAACCTGCTGTTTGGTGACATCTTGGCAGTCCGAGAATTTGACTTAATCTTGAGTGGGTTGTTGCTCATCGTCTGTCTCATGTTCGTTGGATTAACCCTGCGAACGCAGATGTTGCTGACGCTGCATGAACCATTGGCGATCGCCCGTGGAGTCGCAGTATCCATTCACCGAACGATGTTTATTGTGTTGCTGTCGTTGTTCGTTGGAATTTCAATTAAGGCGATCGGTGTTTTGTTAGTCAGTGCGTTTGTGGTAATCCCAGCCTGTGCAGCTCGGCTACTCAGTCACAACTTTACCCACTATGTCGTTGTGTCAGCAGGGTTAGGAGCTTTGAGTGCCGTATTTGGAATGGTAATTTCAGCCGGATTCAATTTACCATCCGGTCCTAGTATTGTTTCAACCCAGTTAGTCATCTTTCTATTTGCGATGACATTGCCTCGTTTTTCTGCATTGGTTCACCAGAATTGACATTTACAGTTAAACATTTGAGGCATCAATCATGAATCTGTTTACTCAAAACCAATTAAAGGCTGAACCTGCTAAAGTCCAGCAACTCAAAACCTGGATTTATGAATTACTGCAACTCGATCAGGAAACGAGCATCTCGATTAGTCAACTCCAATGTAAAGAGACAGGATGCCCGCCTATTGAAACAGGAATAACTATTCTGACGAAACCCGTCCAGCAGTTCAAAATTCACAAAGCGATCGCTGAAATTGAGCAAAGTGATTTAGTTCAAGCATTCAAAAGTAATCATCAATAGGAGAAATTCATGGTTCCCAGCAAACCGTCCTTACACATTCCTAAACGAGGAATGCCAGTAACCATCATCATTGGATTTTTAGGCAGTGGGAAAACGACCTTACTCAACCAGATTCTCAAGAATCGGCAGGATCTCAAAGTTGCGGTGCTGGTGAATGAGTTTGGCGACATCGATATTGACAGCCAACTGCTGGTGTCGATCGATGAAGATATGGTGCAACTCAGCAATGGCTGTATCTGCTGCACCATCAATGAAAATTTAGTTGATGCAGTATACAAGGTTTTGGAGCGGGAAGAACCGATTGACTATCTGGTGATTGAAACAACAGGAATTGCCGATCCGCTTCCCATCATGCTGACGTTTTTGGGTACAGAGCTGCGGGACTTGACGCGATTAGATTCT includes the following:
- a CDS encoding Fur family transcriptional regulator, with protein sequence MKRNSHFQKSHSHPVQSLPRLTRQQQAVLSALEQQPDPISAQALYRLLQEQQAIGLATVYRALETLKLNGLALSRAGTNGELLYSPVEQDKHYLTCLQCGQSFPLETCPVQELEAQLQHSASFKIYYHTLEFFGVCFPCQMQLG
- a CDS encoding zinc ABC transporter substrate-binding protein, encoding MSPSESSTLDKSVLQASNTSPLQHPVPPVTHRPRRLRPIRVMRMTDLTTHQSNGIVSRLSIAVISAIALSLGSCASNAPSSNSASQAQSPTAATTDELQVVTTFLPITQFTKAVAGDRAEVTQLLPTNVGPHDYQAKPEDAQRLAKADVLVQNGLEMEEFLEDLVKNAGNANLKVIDSSQSVQTITTESIEGEAHDHNHEHGANERAEAEHGHDHGKYNPHIWLDPKRAIQQVENIRDGLIAADPAGKDVYTANAAAYIQKLRDLDIETSQLLQPYAGKTFVAFHDFAPYFAASYNLKANFLVDVPEENPSPDDVKRVIDTVQATNLKTLLTEPQGGQDAFAALANDLNVRVSTFDPMETGGPEALQPDYYLTTMRSNVQALVTAFTGQSTQSFLPLWSTQPIALVPQPVGIRF
- a CDS encoding metal ABC transporter ATP-binding protein; the encoded protein is MSLQDIVLSVEHLTVHRETFAAVQDVSFSLAAGTDTAIVGPNGAGKTTLVQAILGILPRQAGHVCILGQPLSRRGFLSPPIRQQIAYLPQNFLFDRRIPMTVEELVGLGWDKLGIQLPWKNHRKRCHAVREALTRVEADHLRHHLISGLSGGETKRVLLAYCLVRPRRLLILDEAPAGLDIRGESDFYRLLYQLKREQGWAILQISHDLDMVRRQCDRVLCMNRTLLCQGIPEIALSPDNLSATYGSEFVRYHHSH
- a CDS encoding metal ABC transporter permease: MSLQAELTRVIELFQLPFMQRALLGGILTGIMGGLLGSFTILRQLSFFSDALGHSALLGISIGFLLGLNPSFVLLPFAVVFALAVSYLLERTRLWTDALLNIIYSSSLAIAIITLSFVGQYKGGLNNLLFGDILAVREFDLILSGLLLIVCLMFVGLTLRTQMLLTLHEPLAIARGVAVSIHRTMFIVLLSLFVGISIKAIGVLLVSAFVVIPACAARLLSHNFTHYVVVSAGLGALSAVFGMVISAGFNLPSGPSIVSTQLVIFLFAMTLPRFSALVHQN